The Saimiri boliviensis isolate mSaiBol1 chromosome 12, mSaiBol1.pri, whole genome shotgun sequence nucleotide sequence ggtggctcacgcctgtaatcccagcacttcaggaggccaaggtgggtggatcaggcgttggagaccagcctggccagcatggtgaaaccccgtctctactaaaaatacaaaaactttagcCCGGCGCgatgatgggcgcctgtaatcccagctactctggaggctgaggcaggagaattgcttgaacccgggagatgggggttgcagtgagccgagatcacagccactgcactccagtatgggcaacagtgtatgactccatctcaaaaaataaaataaataaaaatgaggccTCTAAAGATGCTCTCTGTATATATGGAATTTTTATCCATATTTACTgtattcaaaatgaaacaaaattaaagtaaCATTAATGAACTTTCAAGTTACAATAACAAACCCACAGACACAGAAACTACACCTgagcagtggttgccaggggatggTGAGGGGCTGAGGAATTGGCACTATAGAGAACAGATATAACTGCTTTCTTTTGGGAGTGGtggaaatgttctggaatgaggtagtggtgatggttgtacaacacaGTGAATATACTACCATGAAAGTGTACACTTGtaaaatggcaatttttttttcttattagaggCAAAATTTCACTGTGTCACTCAGCTGGAGGGTATGAGtacgatcatagctcatggcaacctcaaactccaaggttcaagtgatcctcctgccttggcctctggaagtattgggattacaggcgtgagccacagcactgggCCACCATATCTGTCTATTGAACCAATTGGATGGAGATTTGTGATAAGGAAATCCTTCCTCCTCACCACAGTGCCCCTGTCAAAGAAGAGGCTGGAGCTCTGCAGCTGCTGAAGTCACTGGATAGGCTGGGATAGATAGTCCTAGCACAAGCCAATGGCATTGATTAGGGAATCACGGATGAATCAGAGCGTGATGCCATGTTGGGAGGCACCAGCATTGACATTCATGCCTCTGTGTCTTTCCCAAAAGGAGGCAGTGGCCCTTGACCCTCAGAAAAACCAGCTTCTCAGGTGAGACctaaacttttcagaaatgacaCACTGAGACCTTCAAACTGGTGACAGGAATAACAGATTTCTTGCCGGTCCCACTGCACATGAAGGTTGGGTGAGCCCTAGAAGATCTTACAGGAAACTTCAACTCCTCATTTTGTCTAGAAAcattgctgtgttgcccaggctggcctggaactcccaggctcaagtgaccctcccaacTTGAgcgccaaagtgctgggattacaggcgtgagcccccttGCCCAGCCATCATATCCTTTTCTTGAGCCAACTGCGTGGAGGTTAATGATAGAGAAGTCTTCATTCCCCACCACAGTGCCCCTGccagagaggaggctggggcGCTGCAGCTGCTGCAGTCATTGGAGCAGACGTATTGCCAGCACCGTACTGGCAGTGGTGAGGGATCCAGCACTGTAACTGATGAGTTAAAGCACAGTATTGGGGTGCAAGAGAATGGCACTAAAACTCGtgccggccaggcgtggtggtttacgcctgtaatcccagcactttgggaggccaaggcgggcagatcacctgaggtcaggagttcaagaccagcctgaccaacatggagaagcctaatctctactaaaaatacaaaattagccaggcgtggtggtgcatgcatgtaattccagctgttcgggaggctaaggcaggagaatcacttgaacccaggaggcagagattgaggtgagctgaaatcacaccattgcactccagcctcggggacagcgaaagactctgtttcaaataaaaataacaataaaactggTGCCTGTGTTTCCCAAGAGGCAGGTAGCAGCTCTTGTCTGTCACAAAGACCAGCATCCTCAGCTAGTGTGTGAACCTGCCTGATGGGTGATCCTTTTACCTGACCTTGGTCAGCAAACTGCTACTCCCTGCCATTGTCTGCTGATTCTCCACCCAGTCCTCCTAGGTGTTATCAGGTGTGACACTTAATTTAGGTGTCAGTTTGGTTCCATTTTGTTCGAAGATGACATATGTGACTCCATTATGATGCTGATAACATTCTttaagaaattcttaattttttgagatggagtcttgctctgtcatccaggctggagtgcagtggtgctatctcaactCATCTCTGCCTCCAGCGTTCGagcgattcttgtacctcagccttgaaaatagctgggattgcaggtgcctgccaccacacctggctaatttttgtatttttagtagaggcggggtttgggaggctggtctccaactcctgcctcgatctcccaaagtgctgggattacaggtatgagccactgcgcccggccagatgcTGATAACTTTCACAAAACTAACGTATACCttcacttattttaattttcttcccttcttaaaATTTCTTGCCCCAACTACATAAATCATCCTCATCCATCTCTTTTGAGACCTTATCAGTGATCTCTTTCCAGAATCTtcagcctctttttctttgttcctctttatCGTGTGAACATGCTCATGACTCTCCTGTCTgggattttaaaaagacacaaaacccTTTTGCCTTACATTGCCCCCCATAACTGACTTGCCTATTTTCTGGCAGCCCAGACCAAACTTCTTGAAAGATTGGATTCTTGCTGCCTGTGTTTTCTCAACTCCCATTCACTCCTTAATGAGTTCAGCCCGGTGTCAGCCTGCCCCAGTCCACTGTAACCTTCTGATGGTTAAAACCTAAGAGCGTGATATGGGCAGGATTTCCACTGTGGAAAAGGTGGTGGCTTCCTGAGGAAGGAGGAATCCCAGATCTGAGAGGGCTTAGCAGGACACTAGGGCTCATGGGTAGACGGGGGGGAGGAACTGGGCCTGGCGGGCACAGACATCAGTTAAGTTTCAGGAGTTAGGTGAGTTTTGGGAAAGAACAAAGGGGAATGGTCCCGGCTACCCACACATAGCATGTGAGTTCAGCACTTTCTCAAGGGGAGGATCAGGGGTGAAGAGAGCTGGAGGGTGGGACATCTGGGGTTTATAAGCCACAACTAGGCCTTCCTctaggtcgagagtttgagaccagcctgaccaacatggagaaaacccaggAGATCCAGGACTCCTGTTTGGATTAACATTCTGAGGAGCTGTCCTTGAAGAGTGTTGATGCAAGCCAGAATCCCATCTCCTCTTGATAAATCATAGCACAAAGCCCAGGATTCCTACACACCTCTCCCTCATCTTCCCACTCTTCCCAGACTGATGTCCAAAGCCAGCCAGAAGTGAGATTTGCACGTCCCTGGCTGAGTCAGGAGGCAGATCCTAGCTGCAGacgcccacacacacaccaacctTAGCCATATTTTTTATTGAGCCATTTGGATGGGGGTTAGTGATAAGTGAGTTCTTACTCCTTATCACAGTGCCCCTGCCAAGGGGAGGGGGctcagcagctgctgcaggtacTGGGGTAGACATCCCAGTGCAGGCCAATGGCATCGATGACGCTACCAGACCGGCCACTGATGAATCGGAGCACGGTGTTGGGATGCAAGGGGACGGCATTGAAACTTGTGCCAGTGTCTTTCCCAAAAGGCAGATAGCGGCCCTTGTCTGTCACAAAGACCAGCTTCCTCAGGTAGCGCTTATACTTCCCAGAAACCTGGATCACAGATTCCCCAGGGTGCAGAAAGATTTCCTCCAGATCTCCTGAGGAGCCACCCACATAGTCGCTCCACACCTTCCCATAACGCACCTGGAGActgggggagaagggaggagggaaggagaatggTGATGACAGGAATGACAGATCTGCTCGTCCTACAGACTGTGAAGCCTGAGTGAGCCCTGCAAGATCCTACAGGGAACTTCAACTCATTTTGCCAACTAagagactctgtcacccaggctggagtgcagtggtgcaatcttggctcactgcagcctcagcatcctgggctcaggtgatcctcccacctctccttCCTGAATAGTTGAggctacaggtgcttgccaccatgcctggctaatttttgtttttgtttttgtttttctttggtagagatggggtctcgctatcttgcccaggctgagctagaactcctggcctcaagcgatctgcctctgcctcccaaagcattgtaatgacaggtgtgagccactgcaccgagccAGGATCTCAAAGAATCTTACCCTATGATGTAGTATCTGCTGACTCGGACCCGAAAGGCGGTGATGGGGCCGTCCAACTGGTTGCCAGAATGAGAGAATCGCTCTCCACCACCCCCTCCATACTCTCCGCTGTAGGAGGAAGACCTGGCCTGAACTGGAGGGGCAAGCAGGAGTTAGAGGGAGAAATCTTCCAGGAGTTCAGTTTCTCTGCACCACCCCTGttcctcccacatcccagctCCCCCACCCCAAGCCAGCCTCCAAAAGCCTTGGCCAACAGCAGTGCTCAAGGCTGCCTTCCCACGTCCCCATTACCAGGCTCCTGGTATCTCACTTACTGGCAttggcagaggctgaggcacagagaagagcTAGGAGAGCAACTGTCAACGTCAACATTTTGGGGCTGCAGTGGAAAGGAAAGAGCCAGTGAACATTCACCTTTTTCTTTGTGGACTTCATTGACCCAGGCACTCCTGACCTGCAGCTCAGACCAAGGTTTCATCCTTCAACTCAGACCTAGCAGACCCAGTCTTGAGCTTAGAAACGTCTGTCCATCGCCTGTAGTCCTTTTGCTCCCCGATTCTACCTTCTATGTCCCTGACCCCTCCAGCTCTTCCTGGTCTGGCTGTAGCCAAGCCCTCCTCTATTCCCTCAAGCCTGAGGGTGAACCCTAACTATCTGGATTAAATCTTACTCCATCTTGGCACAAAGcagaaacattttctgaaatcagCCCAGCTCAGGCACATTTGGGTTTGTATGGCCATAGCCAGGAAAGGAGTTTTCTAAGGAGAGAGCAGAGGACGCCTCCCAAGCACGGAGATGGCTGAGTTTACAGAGCCCAGAGTCTGAGCAAAGCCTCACCATCTGTGGTGGATTGGCCTGGCTTATGAGGCACCTGGAGCATGGTTTAAATCCCTAGCATCCACCTGTTGCAAGGAAAGAAGCATTTTAGAGGTGTCTCTGTGTCACCTGGGGAGCAAAGTTGGTAACAGAAGGGGCTGTGCCAGCACCGATATCCAAGCTGTGCTGGTGGAGCTGGGACAGACAGGGAAGTTGCAGAAGGAGTTGGGATCAGCTCAGAATATTAGACCCCAGGTGCCTGGTCTATGTGTCACCATTCTTTTCTCCACTAACACACAGCCGTTTCCATTCCCCTGAACATCCCAGGTGTCCCCAGTCCTTCAGCAGAGACCTAGACAGCTTTGCACCTAAGATTAGTGCACATCCAGGAGCCCAATTAACTCAAGTCTTCCCTGCTACTCCGTCCACACATCCTCTTCTCCAGCTCAGATTTGAATTCCCCCCCAACTCAGATTCAGGCATCTCTGTCACCCCTTACCTGGCAGTCTCAGATGCAAAGCCCCCTGGAAACTTCCAGATGTTTTATACCAGGTCCAAGCCCTCCCCCTGCCCTTTATCGTGTGAACCTCACCTCCTGAGCAAACACGAGCAACCTCTTCGGATCAGGTGTCAGGCAGGGTCCGGAACACCTTATCCTGCCTCTCCCCCATAGTCAATAGACACTACATAGTAGGGTAAGATTCTTCTGaaatcctggctgggcacggtggcccacacctgtcattacaatactttgggaggcagaggcagatcgcttgaggccaggagttctagctcagcctgggcaagatatcgagacctcatctctatcaaaacaaaaaacaaaaacaaaaattagctgggcatggtggcaagcacctgtagcttcaactactcaggagggagaggcagaaggattgcctgagcccaagatgttgaggctgcagtgagccaagactgcaccactgcactccagcctgggtgacaggtatTAGGGTGGAGTCCACTCTGGGCCAAGTGCCATCTATCAGGAGCATAGTAAACTTGAGGTTGCCAATCGAAGGGCCAGCAGCTCCAGGTGGGCAAAGTAGCTTATCACCTCTGGACTTGGTGGTGCTCTCACCCGAAATCTGCCATCTGTCAGGACAAACAGAGCCCTTCCCAGGCATTCAAAATGTGAATTCTCCAAGAAAGGAAGATACTCCCCAAGCCTTATACTTAGGAGTGCCGACTATTCGCCAGacacttttttctttacattttctaatatcATGAAAAGTCCAAACacatataaaagtttttaaaaaattgtagagtggccaggcatggtgacttaagACTGTAATCCATTTTGGGAtactgagttgggtggatcacctgaagtcaggagttcgagaccatcctggccaacatggtgaaactctgtctctactaaaaatatgaaaaaaaaaaaaaaatagccaggcatggtggctaatgtgcctgtaaccccagctactcaggaggctgagtcagggggaTCAATTTAGCCCATGAggtcgaagttgcagtgagccatgatggaaagatcatgtctcaaaaaatgaaaaaaaataaaataaaataaaaagaattgtagGGGTATCCCCTCCAgattcccctcccacaacagtgtgggagctctcaaaaacaaaataataaaaaaaagaattgtatagTGAGCACTCATATAACTACCACGTACATTCTACCACGGTTAATATTTTGCTGTCATTGCTTTttttccatccacccatctatcctcAATACGGCAGACGCTTCCCAAACCGTTTCTTTCTGAGAAGGATGACTTGAGCTGCAGGTGCACAGTGAAGACGTACTGATTCGCCTCCCAGAAACAGCGTCAGTCCGATGGGAAATGGGAAGCTGAGGAACTGGAGGTCTACAGGTGCTCCTCTGGGGGTAATTCTGGGCTTTGGGGACTCCAGTCTCCCTGGCGCCATGGCTGAATCTTCTGGGGCTGTAGGCCACCAGGGCCATTGCTGCTTTCTTAGGTCTGTAACCTCCTCAGGGGTGATGTCATAGATCTGTTTTTCTCTGTAGGCCCTTCACTTTCAGGATTTTCACTAGGGATTCCAGGCTGATTCCTCTCAGCCTAAAACCCCTAAGACCGACTCCTGGGACCTAGTTCCTGACCCCTCTTGGACTGGCCCTCTGACCTCTCTGAATCAGCAGGTCCAAGAAGGGGAACGATGGAGGCCCAGAAGGGGCTGGAATAAGTACTCTCAGTTATGAATGACTAGTCAGGCCTTCAGAGCACCTCACCCCTCACAGGCTCACCATCTGGGCCCGAGAACCCATACCAGATAGCAAAGGCAGTCCTGCCCTGAGTATCCGGAAACGGCGGGGCCCCAGGGTGGTAAGTTCTAGGGAGAAACAGAACAGCAGCCAAAGATGTCATGTtcactcctcccttcccctctctttcaCTCCAAGGTTGAGGTCAGCACATCCTGCTGTTATAACTTTCACCTCATTCCAGCCATTTTGTTTTGTGTCTGTCACCCTCTCTCTTTCCCGATGACTCTCCTTCCCTTTATGTCTTGATCTTTCCCTgctctgaggatttttttttttttttttttttttggacagagtcttgctctgtcatcaggctggaatgcagtggcatgatctgggctcactgcaacctctgcctcctgggtttaagcaattcccctgcctcaccttcctgagtagctggaactacaggtgaacgccaccacacccggctaattttttgtattttagcaagcatggggtttcatgatgttggccaggatggtctcgatctcctggcctcatgatctgcccaccgtggcttCCCAAATTGCCAGAATAACAGGTGTAAGCTGCTGTGccaagccttttcttttttttttaaatggagtctcgctctgttgcctaggctggagtgcagtggcgcaatctcagctcattgaaacctctgcctccggggttcaagcgatcctcctgcctcagcctcctgagtaactgggattacagttgcccatcaccatgaccagctaatttttgtatttttagtagcgatggggttcaccattttggccaggctggtcttgaactcctgacctcagatgatccatctaccttggtctcccaaagtgcaggaattacagtgtgagccaccgttcctggcctgagtttttttttgtattccttCTCTCTATGccattttccttctgcctcttcttTCCCTGTCCTTACATCTCCCCCAagatctctctcttgctctttcctctctcctccgTAATCCTTGTCTGTCTTCTGTTTCGGGACAGACCACCCCTAGTCTGTGACCAAACACAAGAAGTCAAAgatggaagctcagagaggtcgAGGTGAGCACCTTGGAAGGACGCCCTCATGTTTCCAGACATGACACATTTAGGACCCTCAGGACAGAAGGGCCCACACTTGCCAAAGCTCCATCCCATTGCACCTACCCTACCTGTACGGAGATCCAGCGTCTCCATTGCCAGAGACTGCTCCTTGTTCCACTACAGCAAGTCCTCAGTCTCCAGAGTGCAAGAGTCGCCTTCCTGTGGTGGGAGGAATCTCAAGGCCCATTTCTACCCATCCCAGAAACAAGGAAAGTTACCCTATCACTAATGCCGGCATCTCTAGGGTGCACTCTGATGTGGGGACTGCAGCAGAAGGACGAACGTGAAGGCAGTGAGACACCAGGCCCCATCTCTGCTTCTGCCTCATCAGACCCTGTTTGAGCTACTTTACATTTATCCTCTGTACCAGCTGAGGGCCTACCTGCCCCTTAAACTCCAGATGAAGTTGCCTTAAACCTCATTCCATTCCCCGGCCTGCATGCATGAATGTCCAAAGCCCTTCCAacacatgttttttgtttgtttgtttttgtctttttttttttttttttttttttggtgagacggagttttgctcttgttaccccggctggagtgcaatggcgcaaggcatgatcttggctcaccacaacctccaccccctgggttcaggcaattctcctgcctcagcctcccgagtagctgggattacaggcacgcgccaccatgcccagctaattttttgtatttttagtagagatggggtttcaccatgttgaccaggatggtctcgatctcttgacctcgtgatccacctgccttggccccccaaagtgctgggattacaggcttgagccaccgcgccaggcctgtttttgtctttttaattttctttttctcaagatgacagagtcttgctctgttaccctttctagctcactgcaacctccacctctcgggttcaggagattctcctgcctcagcctcccaagtaactgggattataggtgctcaccatcatgcctgactaatttttgtattttagtagagatggggtttcaccatgttggctaggctggtctgaaactcttgacctcgtgatccaccctcagcctcccaaagtgctggggttacaggcgtgagccactgcgcctggctgaacACGTTTATCAAACATCTCTACGTTGGAGGCACCATTCTAGATGCTGGAGAGACAGCAAGGAGAAGAGTCAGCAGCCGACCTCAAGGAGCTGTAGCGCCAAGGGAAAGCTTCTTCTCTGCTCTCTAGCCCTATAAGGGCTCCCCGAAAAGGAACGGACAGTTGacaaattaatagaagaaaaaggtGTACAAAATTTATGTCACATGTGCAAGCATGAGGGAACCACAGAAGAACAATGACCTAATAACCCAATGCGGTCCAGACGCTTACGTAGCCTCCTCCTTCACagggaggggaaatgggagtgtAGCGATGTTGAGAGGTGGTATGTGATTTTGTGGGGAAATGAATggggccggctgtggtggctcacacctgtaatcccagcactttgggaggctgaggcgggtggatcacttgagatcaagccTGACCGACatgtgaaatcccatttctactaaaaaagtacaaaattagccaggtgtagtgtggctcatgcctgtaatcccagcactttgggaagctgaggtgagcggattgtctaagctcaggagttcaagactagcctgggcaacatggtgaaaccccgtctctattaatatacaaaaattagccagacatggcaatgtgtgcctgtagtctcagctactggggaggctgaggcaggagaatcgcttgaacccgggaggcagaggttgaagtgagccaagattgtgccactgtacttcagcctgggcggcagagatagactctgtctccaaaaaaatatacaaaatacaaaattagctgggcatggtggtacacacctgtaatcccatctactgggaagactgaggccggaaaattgcttgaacccaggaggtagaggtttcagtgagctgagatcccaccactgcactccagcctgggtgacatggcaagcctctgtctcaaaaaaataaaaaaattaaagaaaaaaaagaaatgactgggcgcggtggctcatgcctgtaatcccagcactttgggagaccaaggcaggtggatcacgaggtccagagatcgagaccatcgtggtcaacatggtgaaaccccgtctctactaaaaatacaaaaaattagctgggcgtggtggcgcgtacctgtaatcccagctactcaggaggctgaggcaggagaattgcctgaacccaggaggcggaggttgcggtgagccgagatcgcgccattgcactccagcctgggtaacaagagcgaaactccgtctcaaaaaaaaaaaaaaaaaaaaaaaaaaaaaaaaaaaaaagaaatgaatgaacccGAGATACAGGAATTAACTTGTAAATTATTCTATTTGGAATTTGAATGAGCCCAAGAGACAGACAGTCTTGTGAAGAAGTCTGTTTACGTTTGGTGGCAttcttccgtttttttttttgtttgtttgttttgttttgtttttttaagacaggatttcaccatgttggccaggctggtcttgaactgctgacctcaggtgatccacccgcctcagcctcccaaagtgctgagattataggcgtgagccactgcgcccagccgcaTTCTTCAGTCTTACTTTCTGCCATAGATAACGAGGTTTCCGTGCGGCGGGGGGAAGTAGAAGGCAATGACGTTCTCTTGGGCAGGTCCAGTCTTAAGGTACATGAGGGAATATCAGAGAAAGCCTCACTCTGTGCTTTGGGAGAGACAGAGGGTTAAGAGACAGAAGCAGAGCagggaaggtcagagagaccttgaggcTGCTGCTTTAGCTCAAAATGTCAAAGTGCTGTGTTTTgaggtatcattttctgagccccaacataGCTTTCACTTCAGTGGGGGCAGTcaggcaaatgaataaataagttacTGCACAGTATGTCAGCAAGCAGTCAGCAGCACAAAATAAGTAGAACAGAGTGAGAGCTCTAAGAGAAAGGGGGaagcagctttttttctttttctttcttttgaggcagagtttcgctctcgttgcccaggctggagtgcaatgacgcgatcttggctcaccacaacctccacctcctgggttcaagctattctcctacctcagactccttagtagctgagattacaggcattcaccaccacacccagctaatttttatatttttagtagagacagggtttctccatgttggtcaggatggtctggaactccagacctcaggtgatcagcccgcctctgactcccaaagtgctaggattacaggtgtgagccaccatgcccagcggaaGCTGTTTTTTTAGCTGAAAGGTGTCTGCTCAGGTATTGTTTGGGAAGAGGCCAGACTAAAGTGATGGAGAGAGCTATGGATGAAGAGCGGTCCAGGCAGAGGCAACAACACCTTTCAAAGCCTTGTGTTGGAAGTGTGAGTGTGATGAATTTGGAAATGATGAAGAGAGGAAGGTGGCTGGAGGGAAGTGAGGGAAGCCGACCcgtgaagcctgggcaacaaccaGTGGGCAGAGGGCGCAGGGCCTGGGAAGTGTGGTCAGGAGTTTGGCTTCCTTCCTCACAGTGAGGGGAGTCATGGAAGGGTTTCAAACAGAGGGGTACATgctcatatttgcattttagaaggaTTGCTCTCTCCTGATTTTGATGAAGTGGAGGAGGGACTTGGGCAGGGTAAGAGTGGAGATGGGGGGCCATGGTAGGTGTGGTGTGACCCTCTGCCCTCCCTTCTAGGATTGCCCTGAATGCTCCTCCCTGTCTCATTGGTGAAACCGCTTTGCCCTCTTTTCAAAGTTTTGATGCAGTTTCAGACCTATGGTAAGATCTGCCTCTTCACCTTCATCCGGAAGGTTTCGACCACctatggttcatgcctgtaatcccagcactttgggagtccaaggcaggcagatcattgaggtcaggattttgtgaccagcctggccaacatgatgaaatcccatgtctactaaaaatacaaaaattagctgggcgtggtgatggacacctgtaatctgctgcagctacttgggaggctgaggcaggagaatcgcttgaacccagaagtcagaggttgcagtgagcagagattgcaccactgcactccagcctgggcaacagagcgagactccatctcaaaaaaaaaaaaaaaaattatctgggcatagtggtgcacacccgtagtcTCAGATACCTGGAggactgaggtggaaagattgtttgagcccatgaatttgaggctgcagagagttacagtcatgccactgcactccagcctgggcgacaggtaagaccctgtctcacagaaaaaaaaaaaagagagagagagaaaatatttcaagcctgggcacagtggctcacaggaggattgcttgaggacaacagttcaagtccagcttgggcagcatagtgagacccctgtccctgtctgta carries:
- the ZG16 gene encoding zymogen granule membrane protein 16, translating into MLTLTVALLALLCASASANAIQARSSSYSGEYGGGGGERFSHSGNQLDGPITAFRVRVSRYYIIGLQVRYGKVWSDYVGGSSGDLEEIFLHPGESVIQVSGKYKRYLRKLVFVTDKGRYLPFGKDTGTSFNAVPLHPNTVLRFISGRSGSVIDAIGLHWDVYPSTCSSC